A genomic region of Magnolia sinica isolate HGM2019 chromosome 6, MsV1, whole genome shotgun sequence contains the following coding sequences:
- the LOC131248218 gene encoding homeobox-leucine zipper protein HAT2-like, with product MVVEKEDLGLSLSLRSSEDHRPLQLNLMPSTAIASTAAPPFLMQKSPWNDVFASAGETRLFLRGIDVNRMPSGDCEEEAGVSSPNSTLSSVSGKRSERDPSGEEIEIDRACSRGMSDDEDGGDASSRKKLRLSKDQSAVLEESFKEHNTLNPKQKLALAKQLNLRPRQVEVWFQNRRARTKLKQTEVDCEFLKRCCENLTEENRRLQKEVQELRALKLSPQLYMHMTPPTTLTMCPSCERVALSHSSTTTSHPRPHFPISSPWGAPPPRS from the exons atgGTGGTGGAAAAGGAAGATCTAGggttgagcttgagcttgagatcttctgaGGATCACCGTCCCTTGCAGCTGAATCTCATGCCTTCGACGGCGATAGCGTCTACTGCTGCTCCGCCTTTCTTGATGCAGAAAAGCCCGTGGAATGACGTTTTCGCCTCTGCAG GCGAGACGCGATTATTCCTGAGAGGGATCGACGTGAATCGGATGCCATCCGGAGACTGCGAGGAGGAAGCGGGCGTCTCCTCTCCGAACAGTACTCTCTCAAGCGTGAGCGGGAAGAGGAGCGAACGGGATCCGAGCGGTGAAGAGATCGAGATCGACAGGGCTTGCTCTCGAGGAATGAGCGACGATGAAGATGGAGGAGACGCTTCTTCAAGGAAGAAGTTGAGGCTGTCGAAAGATCAGTCCGCCGTGCTCGAAGAAAGCTTCAAGGAGCACAATACTCTCAATCCT AAGCAAAAGCTGGCGTTAGCGAAGCAACTGAATCTTCGTCCCCGACAAGTAGAAGTCTGGTTCCAGAACCGCAGGGCCAG GACGAAGCTGAAGCAGACGGAGGTGGACTGCGAGTTCCTAAAGAGGTGCTGCGAGAACCTGACAGAGGAGAACAGGAGGCTGCAGAAGGAGGTTCAGGAGCTGAGGGCTCTCAAGCTCTCCCCACAGCTCTACATGCACATGACTCCTCCCACAACACTCACCATGTGCCCTTCCTGCGAGAGGGTTGCCCTCTCCCACTCCTCCACCACTACTTCCCACCCTCGTCCCCACTTCCCCATATCCTCCCCCTGGGGTGCTCCCCCTCCTCGCTCTTAA